TCTGATGAGGCAAAAGTTACGGTTGAGATAATTTCAAACAACTATGCCGGAACACTTGAAAAAACATTTACAATATTACCGAAAACAATAAATTCAGCAATAACACTGACTGCACCTGTTAAAAACGGAGTACCGCAGACAGAAATAGAAACAGACGAATATACAGCAACGGTAGTTTGGTCACCGGGAGTTACAGACAAGTTTGTATATAATACGGTTTACACAGCAACAATAACAATCACACCGAAAACAAATTATACTGTAAAAGGAATTGCGAAAAACGGTTATACGGTAAGCGGTGCAGAAACAGTCACAAATGAGGCAGATTCCGTAACAGTAACAGCAGTGTATTCTGCAACGGAAAATAAAAACAGTAACGAATTTACTCAACCGCTTACAATAACAGGTTGGACATACGGTGAAACAGCAAATACACCGACAGCAGAGGCAAAATACGGAACACCTAAATATACATATTCAACTGCGGCAGACGGGAAATATAACGACATTGTTCCGACAGATGCGGGAACATATTATGTAAAAGCAACGGTTGAAGAAACAGATAAGTATACAGGACTTGAAAGTGACGCAGTTGAATTTGTAATAGAAAAGAAAATACTTACAAATGACAACATAACAAAAATAGCAGACCAAACATATACGGGTGAGGAGATTAAACCTGTTATTGAGGTCAAAGATGGGGATAAAATTCTTGTACTTGATACAGATTATACAGTGGCATATGAAAAAAATATAAAAGCATCTGAAGAGGCAAAAGCTAAAGTTGAGATGATTTCAAATAATTATAAAGGAACACTTGAAAAATTATTTACAATATTGCCGAAAACAATAAATTCTGCAATAATACTGACTGCACCTGTTAAAAATGAAGTACCGCAGACAGAAATAGAAACAGACGAATATACAGCAACGGTAGCTTGGTCGCCGGAAGTTACGGATAAATTCGGATATAGTACGGTTTATACCGCAACAATAACAATTACACCAAAAGCAAATTATACTGTAAAAGGCATTGCAGAAAATGGTTATACCGTAAGCGGTGCACAAACAGTCACAAATGAGGCAGACTCTACGACAATAACTGCTGTATATGCGGCAACCGGTAGTAAGAGCAGTGGCGGTAGCGGCAGTACAAAACGTTATACAGTTTCGTTTAACACAAACGGCGGTAATAAGATAACGAGTCAGACTGTTGCAAAAGATAATTCAGTCAAAGAACCGACTGCTCCGATAAAAGAAAACTTTGAATTTGCGGGATGGTATACTGATAAGGAACTTACAACAAAGTACGATTTTACGGAAAAAGTAACAAAAAGTTTTAAACTTTACGCAAAGTGGACTGAACAGAAACAGGAAAACGGCGGAAGTGAAGATGTCGTAAATAATAATAGCGGAAATGAAAATAAAGAAAGTTCAAATACAATAGTTTTGACAATCGATGAACATGACGCACTCGTTTACGGAACAACAAAGACAAATGATGTTGCTCCAAAGGTTGTGAATGACCGTACAATGTTGCCTGCTCGTTTTATTGCGGAAAATCTTGGCGCAACAGTTGAATGGGACGGCGAAAAACAACTTGTAACAATCACAGGTAAGAATGAAAAACAAGAGGATGTAACAATTCTTATCACAATCGGCTCGGATTATGCAAAAGTAAACGGTGAGGACGTTAAACTCGATAGTCCTGCTTTTGTTGAAAACGACCGTACATATACACCGATACGTTTCATCTCGGAAAATCTGGGTGCAACGGTTGAGTGGAATGAAACAGAACAAACTGTTACAATTCAAAGAGTTAAATAAATAAGAAATAGCAGCTGATTTTTCAGCTGCTATTTTAATGTTGAAATATCTTACAATGAATGAGGTGACAATGCAATGTCAAGCACTTGCTGAACAGTGAGTGCTTTTTGTATGAAATAAATAAAAAAAGCGATAACCGAAGTTATCGCTTTAATTGGTACAGACAACGCGCATCTTAACATAAACAATACAAAATTGTGGGTATGTGTTGTTGTATATAATACGCAAGACGCCGTAAATACAAATATTACGGCTAAAAGGTAATTGGCTTAATGTAGTGGCTTATACGCCTATTATGCCTGACGGAACTTTTTTTGATAAAGGCACTGTTGATAATTATATGAACTCTTTAGTGAAAGAGGCATATGAAAAAAACGGAAATGTTACAAATGAAGAATTAGAAATGCTTGATAAAAAAGGTATGCAAGTGGGCGACAAATATGTTCACGGCATTTTTGCAGGTGTTGACGGTGATGAAAAAGATTATCATAAGCCATACAGCGCAGAGGATAGAGGCAAACTTATGCACTTTTCGGGTAAGTATGGTGCTATTAATATTGCCAAAAGAGGGACTGATAATTTAAAAACAAACCCGAACGAAGAACAATCAGATTCAGACGAAAGAGAAGAATATCTAAATCAACAAGTCGATATGTCGGAATACAGAACAATACAGATGTATCGAATAATGCCAAAAGCGAAAAAATCAACAGTCAAGCACCTAATACAGATAAAAATACGAATACTACGCAGACTGATAATGCAATAAAAAGTATTGAAATTTCAGAAGAAGATAAGATACCGGGTTTATTACAGGACGAATACTCTGACCTTTTGCCTTTAGAGGACGGAACAGCGTTAGATACTCTTGGCAGTGCTATTGGTGTGCCTATAAAGATTGTACCAACGATAAGTAATGACGCAAACGGTTGTTATTACAAGGGCGTGATTTATATTTCATTGTCTGCCGATGACAAGGTTATGACTGTTTTTTCACATGAATTAACTCATTATCTTGAAGATACGCTCGATTATACAGAATACAAGAAATGTGTACTCGGCTTTATTCAAAAAAACACCGATAAAAGTATTGATGAACTTGTAAAAGAAAAGGTTGATACTTACGCTAAATCGTCAATAAATTTAACATACGAAGAGGCTACAAGAGAAATTGTAGCCGACTATACTCAAAATATTCTTAAAGACGCTGACGCAGTTATGGAGTTCGTTGATAGTATAGAAAATAAAGAGCAAAGACGAGGTGTTATACGCAGATTGCTTGACGCTATCAAGGAACTTATAAATAAGATAAAGGCAAAATTCAGCAGTAAACATTCTCAAATGCAAGACTTACAAAAAACACATGATTTACTTGAAAATATGCTAAAAGAGACGACAGAAAATACGGAGAGCGACACTGGAAGTGAAACAAGATATTCGTTTGGCGGTAATAAGGCAGAAACCGCAAATATTACTCAACTTTCTCGTGCAAAAGAAATGGAACTCAACGGCGAAAAAACAGAAACAATACGACCAAAAACAGGTTGGAGCAGAGGTCTTGACGGAAAATGGCGATTTGAGATTGACGACTCTAAAATGGAATTTGATAAAGGTGGAATTACAAGCAATCCTGACGTGGCAAGAAAAAAGGAACTTGAAATGAAATTTATAAATGGCACAATCACCGAGCAAGAACAATCAGAACTTAACGGTCTTATAAATACTACAAAAGAGGTAAGAAAACCGTCTGTACTTCAAGATTATATAAAGCACGATGAATTGTTTCGAGCTTATCCATTTTTGAAAACGGTAGATGTTGAATTTGATACATCAATGCAAAAAGGTGAACACGGAAAATATACTCCAAGTTTAAATACAATAACATTAAACGCATACGACAGTTCAAATCAGGATAAGAGTACACTTATACATGAAATTCAACATGCAATACAGCATTATGAAGGCTTTGCGACAGGGGCAAACGTTGAATATTGGAAAGTAAAAAACGGTCAAGATATAGAAAGTCTTGAGCGAGAAATAAGAAAAAATTCAAGGGTTTTGGAATTTTATCAAGACGCGGCGAATAATGTTTTTGACAAGTTAGTAGATTTTGATGATTTTGAGAATAAGACAGGGCTTGATTTTATAAACCTATTTGACGAGGATAATATGAAAAAATCGAAAGCATACTTAAAAGAAAAACTGCCGGAAGGTCTTTATGAGGTAAGTGAGGAATACATTGACGAAGGAAAAGAATATGCAGAAAAATATATAAGTTTAATGAAAAAGTTAAGAACTCTTAAGGAGCAAACTGCGATGGACTTATATAAAAACACAGCAGGTGAAATCGAGGCACGAGATGTACAAAACCGCATGAATATGACTGAGGAAGAACGCAAGAACACTTTTCCTGAGAGTATGAAAAAGAATGGTGATGTTGTGTTTGCCAATAAAAAAACAGGTAATTATAACATTTCAATCAATGAAGATGTAATTGGCAGTTTCGGTATAAAAAGTATTCAAGACTATGTCAATGTACAACGCAGTGTAAAAAATACGCTACTTAACGAAGGTTTCTTTAGTGATGAAGGAGCTAACTATATAAAAATCAAGTATTTTTTGAAAAAAATAAAATTTAGTTAGCTGAGAATGAACATTGAAAACATATAAATAATTGTGAATTTTGTGGCACGCTAAATAAACCCTCTGTGGAAGGTAATTCGCAAAAGGTAATTTATGTTAGGTTATACCAAAAGTTCTGGATTAAATGGTTGTCCTGTGCTTAAGATATGATAGATAACTCTTAAGAGTTTTCTGATACAGTGACCTTGAGCACATCTGTGACCTTTGCCTTCATTTAACTTTTTGGTGTAATAGGCATGGAAAACTTCGTTGTTACTGATAACAGGTAAAATAATCTGATACAAAGTTTTTCTAAGATATTTAGAGCCTTTCTTTGTAATGGCTGTATGCTGTGCCGTAAATTGACTGGATTCGTAGTGATATGGAGCAACACCTGCAAATTTGATGATTTGAGATGCCTTTGTATAATTGCAAATCTCTCCTAATTCTGATATAATAGAAGTACCGGAAAAATGTGATATTCCCGGTATGGTGAGGATAGGAGAGTTGTTTTTGAGGGAAAACTCTTCTATCCTTTTGTCTATCTCAGAAATTTGTTTTTTCAATAATTCAATTTGGCTTACAAGATGTCTGATTTGAATTTCTTCAGCGACAGAAGGTATGCCAATAGAAGACTTGGCAATAAGTTTTAGTTGCTCAGCAGATAGGGAAATTCGTTTTCCTTTTCCTTTGAATTCAAAACATTTACGGATACTTCGTATATCAGCATTTGCAATTGCTTTGGCAGAAGAGAATATTTTTAAAATATTCATATATACAATCCCATATTTAGAATGAAACAGAGAGTTGAATTCGGGAAATACAATATCAATGCATTTTTGAAGACGATTTTTGTATGTGTTTAACTCTTCTTTCAGATTATGATGATGGCGGGTTAATTGTTTCTGCTCGTAGAGGTCAAAACGATTTAACTTTGTAACACGATAAGGTTTATTGCGGTGATTAGAGGAAATCACATCCCAGATGGTGAGAGAATCAAGATGGTCGTTTTTAGTAATACCGCCTTGTAATTTTCTTGTAAGATCAGTGGTTGTAGGATTAATCAGGGCAACGGTATATCGTCTGTCAAGAAGATACTTAAGTAAGGCAAAGTGATAATGACCTGTATCTTCCATGCCGATAAGAAGTTCTGATTTAGTATAGTTGTTTAATTTTTGGATGAGAAACAAGAAACCTTCCAGATTATTAGAAAAATCAGAAGGAGATAAAAGTATTTCACCTGAGCTTTTATTAATTATGGAAAAAGTGTGTTTGTTTTTACCAATGTCAATTCCGACTAAAATCATGATAATACATTCCTTTCAAAAAAATATGTAATGTGTTTATCCACAACACTTGTTCCGTAAAACCTGGTACAAGATACGAATTCAAAGACTCATCTAACTAATCATTACTAAGAAACAAGGCGTGGTAAGAACCTCCTTCAAGTAGTCAAAGCCACAGACAGAAATACAAATCCACATCACATGTTTATATAATACCAATGTATCAAACCGTAATCAACCACGGATTAAAAGGTTGATAGAAAGGAGAAAGGTATAATGTAAATGACCGTTAGATGAGTCTTTTTTACATTATACCAGGAAGAAGTCGTACAGTTATAAACAGAGATAGCGGCATGGTTATACAAATAACCCCAAGAGGTATAAAGGAAACATTTGGCGAGAAAAATTTTTATAAGCTTGGACGAAAAATCAAAATCGCAAAGTTGGCAGTGGTAAGGGATTTGCCGGATATAATTAAAAGAGGCAAATTATTAACAGATAATGTGGAAAATGTGCATAACCCGAATAGCGCTGTAAAATATGCTTATACAGAATCAACTGCAATTATAGACGGTCATCCGATAACAATAAACATAGATGTAAGAAAGTCGCCAGACAAAAATATTTTTTGGGTACATAAAGTAGATTTTGCGCAAAAAAATAACGGAGTTCCCAGCCAAGAAAAATCACTTGACATGGGGTTCAGTTACTCCGTTAGTGATAGTATACCCCAAAATAATTCAAATGTCAAGTATTCTTTTGGCGGTAAAAATTCTAAAATCGCAGATATAGGGTTATTGCAAAAAGCTGAAACCTTAGAGAAAGACGGGGCAAGTGCAGAAGAAATCAGAAAAGTAACAGGTTGGAGTAGAGGATTAGATAACAAGTGGAAGTTTGAAATTGACGATAGCAAAGCTAAATATAAGGAAGAAAAAATACGTTTAGGCAAAGCTGTAAACTTAAATGAAGTTCTTGAACACGAGGACTTATTCAAAGCATATCCCGATTTGAAAAAAGTAAAGGTCAAGGAAATATCGGATTTAGACGCAAGAGGGGTTTATTCGCCTAATTTCGATTGTATATTCATAAGCGAAAATTTGCCAACACAAGAAAAATTAAAATCGCTCATACACGAAGTACAACACGCAATACAAGTGAGAGAGGGATTTGCAGTCGGCGAAAGTCCTGATAACGAAAACAGAAACCGAAGCGCAGGAGAAATCGAGGCTGACGACGTTAAGTCAAGACAAAGTATGAGTAAAGAAGAACGGCTTAATACATTTCCTGAAAGTATGAAACCTACTCAAAATGCGGACGTTGTATTTTGGGAGAATGGGAAAGGTACAAACAAAACAAAGTTTTCGTTAAAGGGCAATTCAGACAATGAGAACTCTAATATAGGCGAAAAAGATGTTGAGGCGATACAGTCAATAGCTCGAAAAAGTATATACGATTTTTCTGATGAAGATATGAAAAAAACAAAAAAATAGCGGAAAGATATTATTCCGAAATGAAAGAAAAGTCACCATTTTTTAGAGCTTGGTTTGGCGATTGGAGAGCAAATGATAAAACGCCAGTACATGTGGTAACTGAAAAAGATAATTCACGAGGTGTACGCAAAAATATAGATACAGGTTGGGATATAAATGTGTCTGGCAAAGTGTTTAATGAAACGAAAGGGCATAAAGGTCCTAAAAATGTTAGTGCTGTATCACATCTTGATTACATAAACAGCATTGTAGAGAGTGCTATATTATTTGATAGCTATACGATACCAAACACAAATGCAAAATCAAATAATTCAATGATGATGCACAGTCTTTATGCCATTTCAAATATAGGAAATGAAAATGAGTTGGTAAAGCTGTATGTTGAGGAATTAAATAATATAAATAGTAACGGAACGATAAAACGGGCATATCAATTACAGAATATAAATAAAATTCCGTTGGAAAGTAAAAGGTTCAGCAATAATAGCTTAGCCTCATCAGACCAACGGAATAACTATACTATATCAGAATTACATGCACTTGTCAAGCAACATGACAAAAATTTCAAACCTACAGAGGCAAGCAAGGTTGTAAATGAGGACGGAACTCCGAAAGTGGTATATCACGGAACAGATAAGGGGGGCTTTTATGTGTTTGACCCTAAAATGTCTGACGATAGAATTTCTTTGTTTTTTTCTGATAGCAAAGTGACATCAAATAGCTATGCTCAATCTGATAATCAGCAATTATACGAGGTTTACCTTGCAATAAAAAAGCCATATGTTATAGACGCAAAAGGACATATGTGGAATGAGTTAGACGACAAATTAGGAAATACAACACGTGAAATAGCTGAAAAAGCTAAAAGTCAAGGCTATGACGGCGTGATAATAGAAAATGTTCGTGATATGGGGGCAATCGTTATAAATAATACGACAGAGGAGTTTTACAATGATTTCATATCAACAGTAACAGGCGGCAACGAATCAGCGGTCGTGTAAGGCAATATATGTCGTGATATTATACCACAATATTTTTGACTGACTAATAAAAAAGTATAACATTTTATCACTTTTTATCACGTTGATTTTTTTCTCGCAAGCACTAAAAAACCGCATAAACACTTGATATTCAAGCATTTATACGGTTTTTTGTGATTTTAAAATTTGGTGACTCGTGAGGGAATCGAACCCTCGTTGCCGGCGTGAGAGGCCGGAGTCTTAACCGCTTGACCAACGAGCCATTAACAGATACTATAATACCACATTAATTTATATTTGTCAATAGAAAAATAGCGGATTTTGAAAAAATATCAAAATCCGCATAATAATCTTTTGGAGCTGTCGATATTTTTGTGACAGGCTCGATAGGTTTATCTGTAAAGTGGGTATTTATCGCAAAGAGCCTTAACTCTTGTCTTAACTTCTTCTTTATTATTTTCAAAGTCTTTGATTGTCATAGCGATAAGTTTACCGACTTCGACCATATCTTCTTCTTTAAAACCTCTTGAAGTTGAGGCAGGAGTACCGATTCTGATACCACTTGTAACGAACGGACTCTTTGTATCAAACGGAATTGCGTTTTTATTTACTGTAATACCGACTTCGTCAAGCATTTTTTCAGCTTCTTTACCTGTAACGCCTGTATCTGTAAGGTTTACAAGCATAAGGTGGTTATCAGTACCGCCGCTTACAAGTTTAAAACCTTCTGCCATAAGTGTATCTGCAAGAACTGATGCATTTTTAACAACCTGTTCTGCGTATGTCTTAAAGCTTGGGTCAAGTGCTTCTTTAAAGCATACTGCCTTAGCTGCGATTGTGTGCATTAGAGGACCGCCTTGAATACCCGGGAAGATAGCCTTATTAATCTTAACAGCGATTTCTTCGTTATTTGTAAGAATAAGACCGCCACGAGGACCTCTTAGAGTCTTGTGAGTTGTTGTAGTAACAACGTCTGCATACGGCATTGGTGACGGATGGCAACCTGCTGCAACAAGTCCTGCGATATGTGCCATATCAACCATAAAGTATGCACCGACTTCGCTTGCAATATCGGCAAATTTCTTGAAATCAATAATTCTTGGATAAGCTGACGCACCTGCAAGGATAAGTTTTGGCTTACATTCAAGTGCTATACGTCTTACTTCGTCATAATCTATTGTGTTAGTATCTTCTGTAACACCGTAAGGTACAATGTTAAAATACTTACCGGACATATTAACAGGACTTCCGTGACTAAGGTGACCGCCATGAGCAAGGCTCATTGAAAGAACTGTGTCGCCCGGTGTAAGAAGTGCAAAGAATACAGCCATATTAGCCTGAGCACCTGAGTGTGCCTGAACATTTGCATAGTCTGCACCGAATAATTCTTTTGCTCTTTCGATAGCAAGTGTTTCTACAACGTCAACGTGTTCGCAACCGCCGTAGTAACGTTTTCCCGGATAACCCTCTGCATATTTGTTTGTAAGCGGTGAGCCGTTAGCCTCCATAATTCTTTCCGATACAAAGTTTTCAGACGCAATAAGTTCAATTTTATTGTTCTGACGATTTGTTTCATCTTGAATTGCCGCATAAATTTCCGGATCAAAAGATTTCATCTTTTCGTATTTTTCCATTTTCCCATTTCCTTTCGTATAAAAAGTGTTGAGTTGAAAACAACTTTATGTAATATTATATATGTTATTTAATAAAAGTGCAAGTCTTTGTTGCAAATTTTTACGAAAAATTATATAATGTACTTATCAGAAAAATTGAATTGAGGTGATTTCTTTGACGAAGAAAGAACGAGTTTTGAAATTGCGAGAGCTTTTGGACAAGGCATATCCCGATGTCAAATGTTCGCTTAATTACACAACACCGCTTGAAATGCTTATTGCCACTCAAATGTCGGCACAATGTACCGACGCAAGAGTTAATATAATTACCGAAACACTTTTTAAAAAGTATAGGAATGCAGAAGATTTTGCAAATGCGGATTATGACGAGCTTTGTGAAGATATAAAATCGGCGGGATTTTACCGCAACAAGGCGAAAAATATAATCTTGTGCTGTCAAAGGCTTATTGACGTTTACGGCGGGGAAGTACCCGATACAATGGAGGACTTGACAAGTCTTGCCGGAACGGGCAGAAAAACAGCAAACCTTGTACTTGGCGATATATTCGGTAAGCCTGCTGTTGTGGTTGATACACACTGTAAGCGGATTGCAAAGCGTATAGGTCTTACAACGAACGACGATCCTACAAAAGTCGAAATGGACTTGAAAAAGATTGTACCGTCCGATTATCAGCTTAGAATGTGCCATCAGTTTGTGGCACACGGTCGTGCGGTATGTACGGCAAGAAACCCTAAATGTGCGGTATGTCCTATTAAGGAAGTTTGCAAAAGTGCGGGAAAATGCTGAATTGTTAAAAATAAAGCAGACAAAATCATAAACGATTTTGTCTGCTTTTGCATTTATTTCACTTTATATATCTGTATTGAATTTTCATCATATATTTTTTCAAACTGTGAAAGTGAATTGTAATTTATATTGAAATCTTGTTTTTCGTTGTTTCCTACATAGATATATGAAATGTTGTTTTCATCTGCAAATGACTTTAACTGTTGAGAAGAACCCTCATATGCTGTTTTTAATTCTTCGCTCCTCTCAGTGTATTCTTCTCCGAACCCGTGGAAATGCACATACAACGAAGAACCTACATATATTGTTCTTCCGGCAAGTGAAACTACAGGGTTAATGTGATTTGTACTTGTCATAAACACACCGTTTGCGTCGGTGTTGTCTTTGATATATTCAGCAACTTCAATATCAGCGGCGCTATATGTCTGATACATTGCACCTGAGTGATATTCGCGGATGATTGTCATAACTCCTGACAGCGTAGCGGAAATAATAACCAATGCCGCAAGGAAACCGCGTAAGTTGATACCTTTAAGTTTATTATAAATAAGTACAAGATATTCCGAAACAATGATTACCGCAATCATATATGCTATGTAGAACAGTTTGTTGTTATCATAATCGTTAGGCTGGAACAAGATAAGTTCGGCGATTAAGAACAACAATCCGCAGCTAAGCACTAATTTTTTATTATCCTTTGATGTATTGAAAAACGCAGGGATAATGAACAAGAAAGGAATTCCCCAATTCTTGATATAGAACCATAAATACGGA
This portion of the Hominilimicola fabiformis genome encodes:
- a CDS encoding stalk domain-containing protein; this translates as SDEAKVTVEIISNNYAGTLEKTFTILPKTINSAITLTAPVKNGVPQTEIETDEYTATVVWSPGVTDKFVYNTVYTATITITPKTNYTVKGIAKNGYTVSGAETVTNEADSVTVTAVYSATENKNSNEFTQPLTITGWTYGETANTPTAEAKYGTPKYTYSTAADGKYNDIVPTDAGTYYVKATVEETDKYTGLESDAVEFVIEKKILTNDNITKIADQTYTGEEIKPVIEVKDGDKILVLDTDYTVAYEKNIKASEEAKAKVEMISNNYKGTLEKLFTILPKTINSAIILTAPVKNEVPQTEIETDEYTATVAWSPEVTDKFGYSTVYTATITITPKANYTVKGIAENGYTVSGAQTVTNEADSTTITAVYAATGSKSSGGSGSTKRYTVSFNTNGGNKITSQTVAKDNSVKEPTAPIKENFEFAGWYTDKELTTKYDFTEKVTKSFKLYAKWTEQKQENGGSEDVVNNNSGNENKESSNTIVLTIDEHDALVYGTTKTNDVAPKVVNDRTMLPARFIAENLGATVEWDGEKQLVTITGKNEKQEDVTILITIGSDYAKVNGEDVKLDSPAFVENDRTYTPIRFISENLGATVEWNETEQTVTIQRVK
- a CDS encoding LPD23 domain-containing protein translates to MPLEDGTALDTLGSAIGVPIKIVPTISNDANGCYYKGVIYISLSADDKVMTVFSHELTHYLEDTLDYTEYKKCVLGFIQKNTDKSIDELVKEKVDTYAKSSINLTYEEATREIVADYTQNILKDADAVMEFVDSIENKEQRRGVIRRLLDAIKELINKIKAKFSSKHSQMQDLQKTHDLLENMLKETTENTESDTGSETRYSFGGNKAETANITQLSRAKEMELNGEKTETIRPKTGWSRGLDGKWRFEIDDSKMEFDKGGITSNPDVARKKELEMKFINGTITEQEQSELNGLINTTKEVRKPSVLQDYIKHDELFRAYPFLKTVDVEFDTSMQKGEHGKYTPSLNTITLNAYDSSNQDKSTLIHEIQHAIQHYEGFATGANVEYWKVKNGQDIESLEREIRKNSRVLEFYQDAANNVFDKLVDFDDFENKTGLDFINLFDEDNMKKSKAYLKEKLPEGLYEVSEEYIDEGKEYAEKYISLMKKLRTLKEQTAMDLYKNTAGEIEARDVQNRMNMTEEERKNTFPESMKKNGDVVFANKKTGNYNISINEDVIGSFGIKSIQDYVNVQRSVKNTLLNEGFFSDEGANYIKIKYFLKKIKFS
- a CDS encoding IS110 family transposase, encoding MILVGIDIGKNKHTFSIINKSSGEILLSPSDFSNNLEGFLFLIQKLNNYTKSELLIGMEDTGHYHFALLKYLLDRRYTVALINPTTTDLTRKLQGGITKNDHLDSLTIWDVISSNHRNKPYRVTKLNRFDLYEQKQLTRHHHNLKEELNTYKNRLQKCIDIVFPEFNSLFHSKYGIVYMNILKIFSSAKAIANADIRSIRKCFEFKGKGKRISLSAEQLKLIAKSSIGIPSVAEEIQIRHLVSQIELLKKQISEIDKRIEEFSLKNNSPILTIPGISHFSGTSIISELGEICNYTKASQIIKFAGVAPYHYESSQFTAQHTAITKKGSKYLRKTLYQIILPVISNNEVFHAYYTKKLNEGKGHRCAQGHCIRKLLRVIYHILSTGQPFNPELLV
- a CDS encoding LPD23 domain-containing protein, whose product is MSLFYIIPGRSRTVINRDSGMVIQITPRGIKETFGEKNFYKLGRKIKIAKLAVVRDLPDIIKRGKLLTDNVENVHNPNSAVKYAYTESTAIIDGHPITINIDVRKSPDKNIFWVHKVDFAQKNNGVPSQEKSLDMGFSYSVSDSIPQNNSNVKYSFGGKNSKIADIGLLQKAETLEKDGASAEEIRKVTGWSRGLDNKWKFEIDDSKAKYKEEKIRLGKAVNLNEVLEHEDLFKAYPDLKKVKVKEISDLDARGVYSPNFDCIFISENLPTQEKLKSLIHEVQHAIQVREGFAVGESPDNENRNRSAGEIEADDVKSRQSMSKEERLNTFPESMKPTQNADVVFWENGKGTNKTKFSLKGNSDNENSNIGEKDVEAIQSIARKSIYDFSDEDMKKTKK
- a CDS encoding ADP-ribosyltransferase-containing protein — its product is MKEKSPFFRAWFGDWRANDKTPVHVVTEKDNSRGVRKNIDTGWDINVSGKVFNETKGHKGPKNVSAVSHLDYINSIVESAILFDSYTIPNTNAKSNNSMMMHSLYAISNIGNENELVKLYVEELNNINSNGTIKRAYQLQNINKIPLESKRFSNNSLASSDQRNNYTISELHALVKQHDKNFKPTEASKVVNEDGTPKVVYHGTDKGGFYVFDPKMSDDRISLFFSDSKVTSNSYAQSDNQQLYEVYLAIKKPYVIDAKGHMWNELDDKLGNTTREIAEKAKSQGYDGVIIENVRDMGAIVINNTTEEFYNDFISTVTGGNESAVV
- the glyA gene encoding serine hydroxymethyltransferase, with the translated sequence MEKYEKMKSFDPEIYAAIQDETNRQNNKIELIASENFVSERIMEANGSPLTNKYAEGYPGKRYYGGCEHVDVVETLAIERAKELFGADYANVQAHSGAQANMAVFFALLTPGDTVLSMSLAHGGHLSHGSPVNMSGKYFNIVPYGVTEDTNTIDYDEVRRIALECKPKLILAGASAYPRIIDFKKFADIASEVGAYFMVDMAHIAGLVAAGCHPSPMPYADVVTTTTHKTLRGPRGGLILTNNEEIAVKINKAIFPGIQGGPLMHTIAAKAVCFKEALDPSFKTYAEQVVKNASVLADTLMAEGFKLVSGGTDNHLMLVNLTDTGVTGKEAEKMLDEVGITVNKNAIPFDTKSPFVTSGIRIGTPASTSRGFKEEDMVEVGKLIAMTIKDFENNKEEVKTRVKALCDKYPLYR
- the nth gene encoding endonuclease III, which gives rise to MTKKERVLKLRELLDKAYPDVKCSLNYTTPLEMLIATQMSAQCTDARVNIITETLFKKYRNAEDFANADYDELCEDIKSAGFYRNKAKNIILCCQRLIDVYGGEVPDTMEDLTSLAGTGRKTANLVLGDIFGKPAVVVDTHCKRIAKRIGLTTNDDPTKVEMDLKKIVPSDYQLRMCHQFVAHGRAVCTARNPKCAVCPIKEVCKSAGKC